One segment of Daphnia magna isolate NIES linkage group LG2, ASM2063170v1.1, whole genome shotgun sequence DNA contains the following:
- the LOC116916430 gene encoding tyramine/octopamine receptor, giving the protein MEQEEDRQSLPLNIEMVGQVVHGSDMNRSSLDELLESVEVMIGVNGDEFAPPVSILNGPFQAVLLSLLVVMSIGANACVINNIRHNCIKLRSTHFILIQHLCMADLIGASLILPAPLVTSFRGRWEGGPNLCHLSSVVNVSLWLQHVFMFLMLKIDRVLAATLPIGRYPICTPRTSQWLVLLAWLLALAIGAGVTSAAGARFEPSLLLCAPGLPQEFGITLISLYCSAFASMVVGYVVLLVAVGRKKSKNKAEQQSEEEVTEEPHHLEHDSPGSSNSKSSSTQQQQSGANLRSAATSLIVTASHLLLYLPALLLLGLQGTVVNPVAAALCALIVYSEFLIHPMVLLSTSRRMRQEVLRTLKRHSPCCC; this is encoded by the exons atggagcaAGAAGAAGATCGGCAAAGTTTACCGTTGAACATTGAAATGGTTGGCCAAGTGGTTCACGGTTCCGACATGAACCGTTCGTCGCTTGACGAGCTCCTGGAGTCGGTGGAAGTGATGATAGGCGTTAATGGTGACGAATTCGCCCCTCCCGTTTCCATACTGAACGGTCCGTTCCAGGCTGTTCTGTTGTCCTTGTTGGTCGTGATGTCGATCGGAGCCAACGCGTGCGTCATCAATAATATCCGGCACAACTGTATCAAATTGCGTTCCACTCACTTCATTCTCATCCAGCATTTGTGCATGGCCGACCTGATCGGCGCTTCATTGATCCTGCCCGCTCCACTGGTCACCTCATTCCGCGGCCGTTGGGAAGGAGGGCCAAATCTTTGCCACCTATCCAGCGTCGTTAATGTCTCTCTCTGGCTACAGCACGTCTTTATGTTCCTCATGCTCAAG ATTGATCGTGTTCTAGCAGCCACTCTGCCGATCGGTCGCTACCCTATTTGTACGCCTAGAACCAGCCAATGGCTTGTCTTGCTGGCCTGGCTTCTGGCCCTGGCTATTGGTGCTGGTGTAACGAGCGCTGCTGGTGCTCGCTTTGAGCCATCACTGCTTCTTTGCGCGCCCGGTTTGCCTCAGGAGTTTGGCATCACTCTCATCTCCCTCTACTGTTCGGCGTTCGCTTCGATGGTTGTCGGCTACGTCGTACTGCTTGTCGCTGTGGG GcgaaagaaatcgaaaaataaGGCGGAGCAGCAGTCGGAGGAGGAGGTGACCGAAGAGCCCCATCATCTTGAGCACGATTCGCCTGGTAGTAGCAATTCGAAGAGCTCATCGACCCaacaacagcagagtggcgctaATTTACGTTCAGCCGCCACTTCGCTTATCGTTACCGCCAGCCATTTGCTATTGTACCTGCCTGCGCTCCTATTGCTTGGTCTTCAG GGGACGGTGGTGAATCCAGTAGCTGCCGCCCTTTGCGCTCTCATTGTCTACTCTGAATTTCTAATTCATCCTATGGTGCTCCTATCTACGTCACGACGGATGCGCCAGGAAGTCCTCCGGACCCTCAAACGGCATTCGCCCTGCTGCTGTTGA